CCGCTGACGAACGCCTCCTGGATGTGGGCGTAGGCGTCGGCGGTGGTGTCGGCCTTGTGCAGGCCCTTGCCGTCGAACAGGCTCAGCCAGGTCTCGTAGCCCTTCTTGGCGGCGGCCGAGGTGACGGTGACCTTCTTGGCGGCGGCGTCGACGGTGTCGGTGCCCTCGCCGTACAGGAACGTCTGCGCGTAGTAGGCCTGGGTGGAGCCCCAGTAGCCGTCGGCGCCGGTCTTGTCCTTGATCGTGGCGGCGGCCTTCTTCAGGTCGTCCCAGGTCTTGGGGGCCTCGACGCCGGCCTTCTGGAACAGGGCCTTGTTGTAGACGAAGGCGAGGGTGTCCGTGGTGAAGGGGACGCCGTAGGTCTTGCCGTCGTACTTGGCCTGCTCGATCAGGCTGGGCTGGAACTTGTCCTGCTCGGCGAGGGCCTCGGTGCCGTCCAGTGGCAGGAAGTAGCCCTTCTTGGCGAAGGCGGGGGTCCAGCCGACCTCGGAGCGCAGGATGTCCGGGGCGCCCTTGGAGCCGGCGGCGGTGTCGAACTTGTTCTGCGCCTGGTCGAAGGGGACGTTGACGTACTTGACCTTGATGTCCTTGTTGGCGGCCTCGAAGTCCTTGATCAAGGCCTGGTACGTCGGCGCCTCGTTGGTGGCGTTGGAGGTGTCCCACCAGGTCAGGGTGACCGGACCGTCGGCCGAGTCGCCGCCGTCACTTCCGCCGCAGGCCGTCGCCGCGAGGGCGAGGGACGCCACCAGAGCGGTGGCCGCTATGCCACGCCGCATGAGTTCTCCTTGGTGATTTCGAGTGGGGAGGCCGCCGAGCGACGTGAACGTAACAGCGATGTAAGCGCTGCGAAAGTCCTTGCAGAAAAAAGGTGCAAGAGAGGTCTGAAGTTATTCGGGCGTGACCTGTTGGCGACCGTCGTGAGACGCTTCCTTACAGACGTAGAGCGGTAGGGACGGTCTGTGCAAGACTCTGCAAGCTCTTGCCGCCACTTTCATGAGGGAGCGCGATGAGCCCACGCCGCCGGATCGGTGTGCAAGGCAACACCTGGCCGGTACAGTCCCACCCTGTGACCACACGGCTAGCCGACATCGCTGCTCAGGCGGGGGTGAGCGAAGCGACCGTCAGCCGCGTCCTCAACGGGAAGCCGGGCGTCGCCGCCACCACCCGCCAGTCCGTGCTGGCCGCCCTCGACGTGCTGGGCTACGAACGCCCGGTGCGTCTGCGGCAGCGCAGCGAGGGTCTGGTCGGCCTGATCACCCCGGAGCTGGAGAACCCGATATTCCCGGCGCTCGCGCAGGTCATCGGCCAGGCGCTGACCCGGCAGGGTTACACGCCCGTCCTGGCCACGCAGACCCCGGGCGGCTCCACGGAGGACGAGCTCACCGAGATGCTCGTCGACCGGGGTGTGGCCGGCATCATCTTCGTCTCCGGTCTGCACGCGGACACCTCGGCGGACATGCAGCGCTACGAGCAGCTGCGCGCGCAGGGCGTGCCGTACGTGCTGGTGGACGGTTTCTCGCCGAAGGTTCAGGCGCCGTTCATCTCCCCCGACGACCGGGCGGCGATGACGCTGGCGGTCACGCACCTGGTGTCGCTGGGGCACACGAGGATCGGTCTGGCGCTGGGGCCCAAGCGGTTCGTGCCCGTGCACCCATCTGCAGAGCCGCGTCCAGCTTGCCGTGCAGCTCGGACCTCAGGTGCCGGGCGGTGCGCCGCATCCAGAACACCATCCACGTCACCAGGCCCACCGCGAGGATCGACAGCGAGCCGCCGAGCGCCTCCTGCGCCTCGAACGTCAGCTCCTGGGAGCCGAATTCGAGCGCGCAGCCGAAGCCGAGGGCGAGGGCGACCGCGACGCCGATGCCGATCCAGATGGGCCGCAGCGCGTCCCGGCGGCCGGTCTTGACCAGGTAGGCGATGAGGATGCAGACGACGAGGCTGGCTTCCAGGCCCTCGCGCAGACCGATCAGGTAGTTGGAGAACACGGGCTAGGCCTCCTCGGTCAGCAGCGTGCTGCCCCACCAGTCGTCCTTGCCGCGGACGCCGGGCGGGACCGCGAACACCGCGGAACCCACATGCTGGATGTACTCGTTGAGCGTGTCCGTGGCCAGGTTGCGCTGGATCCGCACGAACCCCTCGCGGACGTCCCGCTGGTAGGCGAGGAAGAACAGGCCCGCGTCCAGGCGGCCGAGGCCGTCCGTGCCGTCGGTGAAGGAGTAGCCGCGCCGCAGGATGGTCGCCCCGTGGTTGGAGTCGGGGTGCGCGAGCCGGACGTGCGCGTCGGGCAGCATCGCCTTCAGGAACGGCTCGTCACGCTCCTTGGCCTTGCCGACCGGGGCGCCCTCGCCCTTGTCGCGGCCGATGATGTCCTCCTGCTCCTTCAGCGAGGTGCGGTCCCAGGTCTCGATGTGCATCCGGATACGGCGGGCGACGAGGTAGGAGCCGCCGGTCATCCAGTCGGGACCGTCGGAAGGGGGCACCCACACGAACTTCTTCAGCCGGTCCGTCTCCGTCCCCGCGATGTTGCGGGTGCCGTCCTTGAAGCCCATCAGGTTGCGCGGGGTCTGTGCCTCGGGCGTCGTCGACGACGTCTTGCCGAAGCCGAGCTGGGACCAGCGGATGACGACCTTGCCGAAGCCGATGCGGGCGAGGTTGCGGATGGCGTGCACGGCGACCTGCGGGTCGTCCGCGCAGGCCTGGACGCACAGGTCGCCGCCGCTGCGGTCCTTGTCGAGGTTGTCGCCGGCGAACTTGGGCAGGTCGATGAGGGCCTCGGGCCGTCGGTCCCCGAGGCCGAACTTGTCGAACAGGGTGGGTCCGAAGCCGATCGTCAGCGTCAGCCGCGACGGCTTCAGCCCCAGCGCTTCACCCGTGTCGTCCGGCGGCGCCTCGGCGAGCCCGCCGTACCCGCCCTCGCCGACCGGGTGCCCGGCGGTCATCCGCCGCGCGGCCTCGGTCCAGTCTTTCAGCATCTGTACGAAGGCGGCCCGGTCGTCCGTCGTCACGTCGAACGCGGCGAAGTGCAGCCGGTCCTGCACGGGCGTGGCGATGCCCGCCTGATGGGCGCCGTGGAAATCGACGGCGGCGCCCGTCTCGGCACCGGCCGGGGTCGTGTCTTCCCCGGTGCGGGCCATCGCCACGGCACCGCCGGCCGCGGCGGCCCCGAGCGCGAGCCCGGCACCACCCCAGCCGATCAGCGCACGGCGGGAAGGAGCGGCGGATTCCGCGGAGTTGTCGGTCATGACGGGGTACCTACTTCACGACGACGGCGGCGGCGAGCTTGGACAGTGGCTCCGCGAGGGCGTTGACCCCGTCCGACAGCTCCTTCTGTTCGGCCTTACCGACCTTGTCGTACGAGACGAAGTCGTACGACGACTTGTCCGCCCGGTACTTGTCCAGCAGCGCGTTCAGCGCGGCGAACTGCTTGTCCAGCTCGGTGACCAGCGCCGCGTCGTTCTCCTTCGCCACCGGCTTCAGCAGCTCGTACGACTTCTCCGCGCCCTCGACATTGGCCTTGAAGTCGACGAGGTCGGTGTGCGAGTAGCGCTCCTCCTCGCCGGTGACCTTGCCGGTGGCGACCTCGTCGAGGAGTTCCTTGGCGCCGTTGGCCATGGAGGTCGGGGTGATCTCGGCCTTGCCGACCCGCTTCTGCCAGTCCTTCAGGTCGGTGATCAGCTGGTCGGCGAGCTGCGAGTCGCGGTCGGTGAGCTTGTCGTCCTTCCAGAGCGAGCGCTCCAGCCGGTGCCAGCCGGTCCAGTCCTTCTCCAGGTCCTGGCCCTCCTCCAGGCCGTCCTCGCGCAGGTCGACCTTCGGGTCGATGTCGCCGAAGGACTCCGCGACCGGCTCGGTGCGCTCCCAGCCGATGCGGGAGGGCGCGTAGGCGGCCTTCGCGGCCGCGATGTCGCCGTCCTTGACCGCCTTGGCGAAGACCTCGGCCTTCGGCAGCGTCTCGTCGGCCTGCGCCTGCGCGTAGGCGCGGTAGGCGGCGACGGCCTTGTCCAGACGGGGGTCGCGCTTGGCGACCGCGCCGCCGCCGGTGGCCGTGACGGTCTGGCGGATGCCGTCGCCCTTCATGCCGGGCTTGCAGGCGATCTGGTAGTCGCCGGCCTTCACCTCGGCGGTGACCTTCTGCTTGGTGCCGGGGCCGATGTTCTCGCGCTCGGTGACGATCCGGTCGTCCGGGAAGAGGATGTAGACCTCGGTGACCTTGGAGCCCTTGTTCTCTATGGCCAGCTCGACGTGCCCGGCCGGGAACTCCTTCTTCGACACCTCGCACTTGTCGTCCGTGGCCGTCACGTTGATGGCTCCGTCACCGCCCGCCGAACTGCCTTTCTCCGTGCAGCCGGTGACGGCGGCCAGCGCCGCCGCGGTGGCGGCTGCGGTGAGAGCGGACAATCTGACGGCTCGCATGGTGGCTCCAGGTAATGGCCGAAAAGGATGCGTGACGAGCCTCACGTAAGGTGAGGCTCGCCTAACGTACCCAGGGATTTCCTGTGCGATAACTGTCCGCGTAGTGATTCAGCTCTCATGGACGGTGTATGAGCACGCGCCGGTCACGGTGACCAAAAATGGACGTCATGTCGAGGTCAAGCTCCGGTCAAGAGGCCTGAGTCGGTCCCGCCGAGGGGCCACCGGCATCTCGCCGGTGCGCGGATGGGAACCTCGGTCGGGCGCGCATCGACACCGGCGCCCGGCAAGGCACAATGCCCGCGTGACTGACTACGACGTACTCCGTGTCTTCTGCGGAGCGAACGGCGGGTACGGCAACGAGCTCGGTGTCGTCCGAGAGGGCTCCGTCCTGCCCGACCCCGCGGAGCGGCAGGCGTTCGCCGCGAAACTCGGTTTCAGCGAGACCGTGTTCGTGGACGACCCCGAGCGCGGCGTCATCGACATCTACACGCCCACCCTGCGCCTGCCCTTCGCCGGCCACCCCTGCGTGGGCGCGGCCTGGCTCCTCGACGTGCCCGAACTGGTCACCCCGGCCGGCGTGGTGGGCGCCCGCCTGGACGGCGAGTTCAGCTGGATCGAGGCGCGGGCGGAGTGGGCCCCGCCGCGCACCCTGCGCCGGTACGCCACGGCCGCCGAGGTCGACGACCTGCCCGTACCGCCGCCCGGGGAGTGGCTCTACGCCTGGGCCTGGGAGGACGAGTCCGCCGGCCGCATCCGCGCCCGCGCCTTCCCCGGCCGCGACGACGGCATCGAGGAGGACGAGGCGACCGGCGCGGCGGCGCTGCTGCTGACGGATCAGCTGGGCCGCGCCCTGAACATCACGCAGGGCACGGGATCGCAGATCCTCACGGCACCGCAGCCCGGGGGCTGGGTGGAGGTCGGCGGACGCGTGTTCCTGGAGCGCTGAGAGCGCTGAGAGCGGCGAGAGTGCCGAGGGTCCTGGTGAGCGCCAAGTATCAGGCGCTCACCGGAAACTCCGCACTCAACGCCCGGAACATCCCCAGATTCAATTCGAACGCCCGCTTGCACTCCGCGACGATCCGCTGCTTCTCCAGATCGTCCGCCGGGACGGCGTCCAGCAGCTCCCGGTACCCCCGCTTGAACGCGCCCGGGTTGGGGATCTCCGCGAAGACGTAGAAGCGGACCCCGTCACCCTTCTTGGTGAAGCCCCACGTCTTCTCCGCCCTGTCGCGGACGATCTGGCCGCCGGAGAGGTCGCCCAGGTAACGCGTGTAGTGGTGGGCGACGTAACCGGCCGGCCACCGCTCGGCGCACTCGCGCACCCGCTCCGCGTACGCCCGCGTCGCCGGCAGGGCGGACAGCCCCGCACGCCAGCCCGGCCCCCGCAGATGCGCCAGGTCGCTCTCCAGCGCGCTCAGCCGGAACAGCTCGGGCCGGATGAAGGGCCCCGCCACCGGGTCGGACGCCAGCCGCTCCGCGCCGGCCTCCAGTGCCTCGTACACGAACCACAGCTGCTCGGTGTACCGCGCGTACGCGTCGACGCCGAGCCTGCCGCCGAGCATGTCGCTCATGAACGTCGAGGTGTTCGCCTCCCCGTGCTGCTCCTGCGAAGCGGTGCGGATGACTGTCGAGAAGGAGTCCATGAGCTCAGATTTTCTGTGGTTAGGCTTACCTAAGTAAATGCTTTTGCCGACTTCCTGTCGGTAAAGCAGTACCCAGAATCCCCACCGAACCCACACGTTCTCCCACATGAAAAGGCCGCCAAAAAGGCCCGCCCTCCGAAGAGAGCGGGCCACCAGGGCAACCGGGCCGGGGCTAGGGGAGGGTCAGAATCTCCGCCCCTGTCTCCGTCACCACCAGCGTGTGCTCGAACTGAGCCGTCCGCTTCCGGTCCTTCGTCACGACCGTCCAGCCGTCGTCCCACATGTCGTACTCGTGCGTCCCGAGCGTCAGCATCGGCTCGATCGTGAAGGTCATCCCGGGCTGGATGACGGTCGTCGCGTGCGGGCTGTCGTAGTGCGGGATGATCAGCCCGGAGTGGAAGGAGGAGTTGATCCCGTGGCCCGTGAAGTCCCGGACCACCCCGTACCCGAACCTCTTCGCGTACGACTCGATGACCCGGCCGATGACATTGATCTGCCGGCCCGGCCTGACCGCCTTGATCGCGCGGTTGAGGGACTCCCGGGTCCGCTCCACCAGCAGCCGCGACTCCTCGTCGACCTCACCCACCAGGTACGTCGCGTTGTTGTCGCCGTGCACCCCACCGATGTACGCCGTCACGTCCAGGTTGACGATGTCGCCGTCGCGCAGAACCGTGGAGTCCGGGATGCCGTGGCAGATGACCTCGTTGACCGAGCTGCACAGGGACTTGGGGAAGCCGCGGTAGCCCAGCGTCGACGGGTAGGCGCCGTGGTCGCACATGTACTCGTGCGCCACCTTGTCCAGCTCGTCGGTCGTGACACCCGGCGCGATCAGCTTCGCCGCCTCCTCCATCGCCCGCGCGGCGATCCGGCCGGCGTAACGCATCGCCTCGATCGTCTCGGGCGTCTGCACCTCCGGCCCGGTGTACGGAGTGGGCCCGGGCTTGCCGACGTACTCGGGACGGCGGATGTTTCCGGGGACGGAACGGGTGGGAGACAGCTCCCCTGGTACGAGCAGCGACTGGCCAGACATGTCAGTGAGTCTAACGAGGCGGCGTGGGGGAACATGTCCGTGGCGAAAGGAGCCGCAATGGCCCTGTTCAAGAAGCGCACGGCCGGAAAACCGGGCGAGTGGTACTACTGCCTCCAGCACAAGAAGGTCGAGGAGGGGCCGGAGTGCCCGGCCAAGGACCGCTTCGGCCCGTACGCCACCCGCAAGGAGGCCGAGCACGCGATGGCGACCGCCCGCGAGCGCAACCTCGAGTGGGAGAACGACCCCAAGTGGCACGACGCGCCGGCGGGCGGCGCCACGGACGACGACTGATCAGTCGTCCACGGCGGCCGTGGCGGCCGCGCGCTGTTCGCGCAGCCGCACCGCGTGCTCGTTCGTCCGCACGTCGTACGTCATCAGTTTCGGCAGGCACAGGGCCAGCAGCCCCACCGCGCCCACGCACAGCAGCCCGCCCGACCATATGGACGTCCGCACGCCCCGCCAGGCCGCCATGCCGCCCACCCAGACCTGGCCGAGCTGCGGCCCCACCGAGTACGACAGCAGCTCGATCCCGGCGAGCCGGCCGCGCAGCTCGTCGGGGATCGTCTGGTTCCACATCGCTCCCCGGAAGACACCGCTGACCATGTCGCAGGCGCCGCCGACGGTGAGGAACAGCAGCACCAGCCAGACGTTCCCGGAAACACCGGCGGCGGCGATGCACACACCCCACAGCGCGGCCGAGACGACCACGAGCCGCCCGTGCTTGTGCACCCGCGAGGTCCAGCCGCTGGTCAGGCTCACCAGCAGCGCCCCGGCCGGAACGGCGGCGTACATCAGACCGAGCGACCACTCGGCGTCCAGCTCGTCCGCGAGGAAGGGCAGCACGGCGAGCGGCATCGCGAAGAGCATCGCCGCGATGTCGATGATGTAGGTCCCCAGGAGCTCCTTGCGGCTCCAGGCGTACCGGGCGCCTTCGAGGATGGACTTCAGGGACGGCTTCTGTGCCTCGTGGGAGGCGGGGGAGGGGGCCAGCCGGACGCAGAACACCACCGAGACGGCGAAGGTGGCCAG
The nucleotide sequence above comes from Streptomyces sp. NL15-2K. Encoded proteins:
- the map gene encoding type I methionyl aminopeptidase; protein product: MSGQSLLVPGELSPTRSVPGNIRRPEYVGKPGPTPYTGPEVQTPETIEAMRYAGRIAARAMEEAAKLIAPGVTTDELDKVAHEYMCDHGAYPSTLGYRGFPKSLCSSVNEVICHGIPDSTVLRDGDIVNLDVTAYIGGVHGDNNATYLVGEVDEESRLLVERTRESLNRAIKAVRPGRQINVIGRVIESYAKRFGYGVVRDFTGHGINSSFHSGLIIPHYDSPHATTVIQPGMTFTIEPMLTLGTHEYDMWDDGWTVVTKDRKRTAQFEHTLVVTETGAEILTLP
- a CDS encoding biliverdin-producing heme oxygenase gives rise to the protein MDSFSTVIRTASQEQHGEANTSTFMSDMLGGRLGVDAYARYTEQLWFVYEALEAGAERLASDPVAGPFIRPELFRLSALESDLAHLRGPGWRAGLSALPATRAYAERVRECAERWPAGYVAHHYTRYLGDLSGGQIVRDRAEKTWGFTKKGDGVRFYVFAEIPNPGAFKRGYRELLDAVPADDLEKQRIVAECKRAFELNLGMFRALSAEFPVSA
- a CDS encoding extracellular solute-binding protein, producing MRRGIAATALVASLALAATACGGSDGGDSADGPVTLTWWDTSNATNEAPTYQALIKDFEAANKDIKVKYVNVPFDQAQNKFDTAAGSKGAPDILRSEVGWTPAFAKKGYFLPLDGTEALAEQDKFQPSLIEQAKYDGKTYGVPFTTDTLAFVYNKALFQKAGVEAPKTWDDLKKAAATIKDKTGADGYWGSTQAYYAQTFLYGEGTDTVDAAAKKVTVTSAAAKKGYETWLSLFDGKGLHKADTTADAYAHIQEAFVSGKVAAIIQGPWEITNFYKGSAFKDKNNLGIATVPAGSTGKAGAPTGGHNLSVYAGSDSAHQKAALKFANFMTSAKSQETIALKNSTLPTRDDAYTAEVKADPGIAGFQGVLPAAQPRPALPEYSSLWGPLDIELPQIAGGKQSLDEGLSKAETSIAKLVPDFAK
- a CDS encoding MFS transporter, whose amino-acid sequence is MTDAAPEPPSGLRALLPDLAPWRASVDFRRLWLSGLITNFGSFLTFVALPVQIKELTGSAAAVGAIGAVELVPLIVFGLYGGALADAWDKRKLIVWTEAGQGLLCVVLLVNALMPSPAVWPLYVVAALSSALLSVQRPALDSLMPRIVAHEHLPAAAALNSLRWQVGGVAGPALAGVVVAFAGLGWAYAVDLATFAVSVVFCVRLAPSPASHEAQKPSLKSILEGARYAWSRKELLGTYIIDIAAMLFAMPLAVLPFLADELDAEWSLGLMYAAVPAGALLVSLTSGWTSRVHKHGRLVVVSAALWGVCIAAAGVSGNVWLVLLFLTVGGACDMVSGVFRGAMWNQTIPDELRGRLAGIELLSYSVGPQLGQVWVGGMAAWRGVRTSIWSGGLLCVGAVGLLALCLPKLMTYDVRTNEHAVRLREQRAAATAAVDD
- a CDS encoding PhzF family phenazine biosynthesis protein, whose protein sequence is MTDYDVLRVFCGANGGYGNELGVVREGSVLPDPAERQAFAAKLGFSETVFVDDPERGVIDIYTPTLRLPFAGHPCVGAAWLLDVPELVTPAGVVGARLDGEFSWIEARAEWAPPRTLRRYATAAEVDDLPVPPPGEWLYAWAWEDESAGRIRARAFPGRDDGIEEDEATGAAALLLTDQLGRALNITQGTGSQILTAPQPGGWVEVGGRVFLER
- the efeB gene encoding iron uptake transporter deferrochelatase/peroxidase subunit, with the translated sequence MTDNSAESAAPSRRALIGWGGAGLALGAAAAGGAVAMARTGEDTTPAGAETGAAVDFHGAHQAGIATPVQDRLHFAAFDVTTDDRAAFVQMLKDWTEAARRMTAGHPVGEGGYGGLAEAPPDDTGEALGLKPSRLTLTIGFGPTLFDKFGLGDRRPEALIDLPKFAGDNLDKDRSGGDLCVQACADDPQVAVHAIRNLARIGFGKVVIRWSQLGFGKTSSTTPEAQTPRNLMGFKDGTRNIAGTETDRLKKFVWVPPSDGPDWMTGGSYLVARRIRMHIETWDRTSLKEQEDIIGRDKGEGAPVGKAKERDEPFLKAMLPDAHVRLAHPDSNHGATILRRGYSFTDGTDGLGRLDAGLFFLAYQRDVREGFVRIQRNLATDTLNEYIQHVGSAVFAVPPGVRGKDDWWGSTLLTEEA
- the efeO gene encoding iron uptake system protein EfeO; protein product: MRAVRLSALTAAATAAALAAVTGCTEKGSSAGGDGAINVTATDDKCEVSKKEFPAGHVELAIENKGSKVTEVYILFPDDRIVTERENIGPGTKQKVTAEVKAGDYQIACKPGMKGDGIRQTVTATGGGAVAKRDPRLDKAVAAYRAYAQAQADETLPKAEVFAKAVKDGDIAAAKAAYAPSRIGWERTEPVAESFGDIDPKVDLREDGLEEGQDLEKDWTGWHRLERSLWKDDKLTDRDSQLADQLITDLKDWQKRVGKAEITPTSMANGAKELLDEVATGKVTGEEERYSHTDLVDFKANVEGAEKSYELLKPVAKENDAALVTELDKQFAALNALLDKYRADKSSYDFVSYDKVGKAEQKELSDGVNALAEPLSKLAAAVVVK